Proteins encoded together in one Salarchaeum sp. JOR-1 window:
- a CDS encoding RND family transporter has translation MSPASRFAGFVTTHSKVVVAVLLVATLAVGAGAANVDGGLTIAGFTSDSPEADAYDYAQENFRTGGENTTVAQVVVRGENALSKESLLASLRFQREARATASVNQTLRDDRAFVDLASVVATAAIRAEDGANATATPPLDAQIAQLEAMTASEVETTVARVLDPDASIHGIDPYSLLPTDYTPGATTADARVVYVFQDTTGATGDGLPDAVAAAQLDLKAIAADTLPGESFVFGAGIVSEESTQATGESFAIISPVAFLLIIAVLGFAYRDVADVLYGLLGVALTLVWMFGFMGWAGIGLTQILIAVPFLLVGLSIDYALHVVMRYREARADDPSRSRREAMRRGLAGVVVAIGAATFTTAVGFLSNAVSPVGSIRDFGLVSAAGIAAAFIVFALLLPALKLELDGLLARVGLDRRASPFGRGGLAGRLLGVGATAARRSPRAILSVALVLTVAGGAVVTDIDTSTDRTDFLPRDSPEWMDSLPEAFQPSDYSLVEHAQYLQNAFVQDRAQSTAILLLRGDVTKPGTLDAIAAGRADLRDARATVTLADGRLAATGPLETIEAVAARNDTVAAVVADADTDGDGVPDRNLASVYDAIYSAAPDDAAAVIARENGDYRALRVAVSVSGSAEPETVAGGLRAVAETVESESGVSTIATGQPIVSYVVQQSVLRTLVEGFLITAGVILAFLTVIFWTRYRSLTLGAVVLAPVVAAQAWLFGTMYLAGLAYTTETAIIAAIGIGIGVDYAIHIGERFVDEYDGENAPDALSRTLTGTGGALLASAATTVAGFGVLALALVPSLQRFGFVTSVAIAYAFLASVLVLPSLLVAWTRYTDAAVAE, from the coding sequence ATGTCACCGGCATCGCGGTTCGCGGGGTTCGTCACGACCCACAGCAAGGTCGTCGTCGCCGTCCTCCTCGTCGCCACGCTCGCGGTCGGCGCGGGCGCGGCGAACGTCGACGGCGGCCTCACCATCGCGGGGTTCACCAGCGACTCCCCGGAGGCCGACGCGTACGACTACGCCCAGGAGAACTTCCGAACCGGCGGCGAGAACACGACCGTCGCACAGGTCGTCGTGCGCGGCGAGAACGCGCTCTCGAAAGAGAGTCTGCTCGCCAGCCTCCGCTTCCAGCGGGAGGCGAGAGCCACCGCGAGCGTGAACCAGACCCTCCGCGACGACCGGGCGTTCGTCGACCTCGCCTCGGTCGTCGCGACCGCCGCAATCCGCGCGGAGGACGGCGCGAACGCCACCGCAACGCCCCCGCTCGACGCCCAGATCGCCCAGCTGGAGGCGATGACTGCGAGCGAAGTCGAGACCACGGTCGCGCGCGTGCTCGACCCCGACGCCTCGATCCACGGAATCGACCCGTACTCGCTCCTCCCGACCGACTACACGCCGGGCGCGACGACCGCCGACGCCCGGGTCGTCTACGTCTTCCAGGACACCACCGGCGCGACGGGCGACGGCCTCCCCGACGCCGTCGCCGCCGCCCAACTCGACCTCAAGGCTATCGCCGCCGACACCCTCCCCGGCGAGAGCTTCGTGTTCGGCGCGGGCATCGTGAGCGAGGAGAGCACGCAGGCTACCGGCGAGAGCTTCGCCATCATCTCGCCCGTCGCGTTCCTCCTCATCATCGCCGTCCTCGGGTTCGCGTACCGCGACGTGGCGGACGTGCTGTACGGCCTGCTCGGCGTCGCGCTCACGCTCGTCTGGATGTTCGGGTTCATGGGCTGGGCGGGCATCGGCCTCACCCAGATCCTCATCGCCGTCCCGTTCCTCCTCGTCGGCCTCTCCATCGACTACGCGCTCCACGTCGTGATGCGCTACCGGGAAGCCCGCGCGGACGACCCCTCGCGCTCCCGCCGCGAGGCGATGCGCCGCGGCCTCGCCGGCGTCGTCGTCGCCATCGGCGCGGCGACGTTCACCACCGCCGTCGGCTTCCTCTCGAACGCCGTCAGCCCCGTCGGGTCGATCCGGGACTTCGGCCTCGTGAGCGCCGCCGGTATCGCCGCCGCCTTCATCGTGTTCGCCCTGCTCCTGCCCGCGCTCAAACTCGAACTCGACGGCCTCCTCGCCCGCGTGGGCCTCGACCGCAGGGCGTCCCCGTTCGGCCGCGGCGGCCTCGCGGGCCGACTGCTCGGCGTCGGCGCGACCGCCGCGCGGCGCTCCCCGCGCGCGATTCTCTCCGTCGCGCTCGTCCTCACCGTCGCCGGCGGCGCGGTGGTCACGGACATCGACACCTCCACCGACCGAACCGACTTCCTCCCCCGTGACTCCCCCGAGTGGATGGATTCTCTGCCTGAGGCGTTCCAGCCGAGCGACTACAGCCTCGTCGAGCACGCCCAGTACCTCCAGAACGCGTTCGTTCAAGATCGCGCGCAGTCCACGGCCATCCTGCTCTTACGGGGAGACGTGACGAAGCCGGGAACGCTCGACGCGATCGCGGCGGGCCGCGCCGACCTCCGGGACGCCAGGGCCACCGTCACGCTCGCTGACGGACGTCTCGCCGCGACCGGCCCGCTCGAAACCATCGAGGCCGTCGCCGCCCGCAACGACACCGTCGCCGCCGTCGTCGCGGACGCCGACACCGACGGCGACGGCGTTCCCGACCGGAACCTCGCCTCGGTCTACGACGCCATCTACAGCGCAGCACCGGACGACGCGGCCGCCGTGATCGCCCGCGAAAACGGCGACTACCGCGCGCTCCGCGTCGCCGTCTCCGTCTCCGGGAGCGCCGAACCCGAGACAGTGGCGGGCGGCCTGCGCGCGGTCGCCGAAACCGTCGAGTCCGAGAGCGGCGTCTCGACCATCGCGACCGGCCAGCCCATCGTGAGCTACGTCGTCCAGCAGAGCGTGCTCCGGACGCTCGTCGAGGGATTCCTCATCACCGCGGGCGTCATCCTCGCGTTCCTCACCGTCATCTTCTGGACGCGCTATCGCTCGTTGACGCTCGGCGCGGTCGTGCTCGCACCCGTCGTCGCCGCGCAGGCGTGGCTGTTCGGCACGATGTACCTCGCCGGACTCGCGTACACCACCGAGACCGCCATCATCGCCGCCATCGGCATCGGCATCGGCGTGGACTACGCCATCCACATCGGCGAGCGGTTCGTGGACGAGTACGACGGCGAGAACGCCCCGGACGCGCTCTCCCGAACCCTGACGGGAACGGGCGGCGCGCTCCTCGCCAGCGCGGCCACCACCGTCGCCGGGTTCGGCGTGCTCGCGCTCGCGCTCGTCCCCTCGCTCCAGCGCTTCGGGTTCGTGACGAGCGTCGCCATCGCGTACGCGTTCCTCGCGAGCGTGCTCGTCCTCCCAAGCCTCCTCGTCGCCTGGACGCGGTACACGGACGCCGCGGTCGCCGAGTGA
- a CDS encoding TrmB family transcriptional regulator yields MSTRDAVAALKRLGLPNYQARVFVALQELGTATAQEVSDASEVPRSQVYGAADALVERGLAELVESSPKQYRAVSLDAARTQLTERLERERDAAFDHLEDLRTTATNRETTGAVATLRGRQPISDRIADLVADAAESVFLVAPAERSITDGIAAALRDRAADGLAVTVLSAEPSARERFANAPIRVLVMDDDHPADFAGRALMVDDETVLLAAATDGGSGEEAMWTEHSSIGRILARFMQSGVDSGMNRT; encoded by the coding sequence ATGAGCACACGAGACGCGGTCGCCGCCCTGAAACGACTCGGCCTCCCGAACTACCAGGCGCGGGTGTTCGTCGCCCTCCAGGAACTCGGCACGGCCACCGCTCAAGAAGTGAGCGACGCCTCCGAGGTGCCGCGCTCGCAGGTGTACGGCGCGGCCGACGCCCTCGTCGAACGCGGCCTCGCGGAACTCGTCGAGTCCTCGCCGAAACAGTACCGCGCGGTGAGCCTCGACGCCGCCCGCACCCAACTCACGGAGCGCCTCGAACGCGAACGCGACGCGGCCTTCGACCACCTCGAAGACCTCCGCACCACCGCGACGAACCGCGAGACGACCGGTGCGGTCGCCACCCTCCGCGGCCGCCAACCCATCAGCGACCGCATCGCCGACCTCGTCGCGGACGCCGCGGAGAGCGTGTTCCTCGTCGCGCCCGCCGAACGCTCCATCACCGACGGCATCGCGGCCGCGCTCCGCGACCGCGCCGCCGACGGCCTCGCCGTCACCGTGTTGAGCGCGGAACCGAGCGCGCGCGAGCGGTTCGCGAACGCCCCGATTCGCGTGCTCGTGATGGACGACGACCACCCCGCCGACTTCGCGGGGCGCGCGCTGATGGTGGACGACGAAACCGTCCTGCTCGCCGCCGCCACCGACGGCGGGAGCGGCGAGGAGGCGATGTGGACCGAGCACAGCAGCATCGGCCGCATCCTCGCGCGGTTCATGCAGTCCGGCGTGGACTCCGGGATGAACCGAACCTAA
- a CDS encoding LLM class flavin-dependent oxidoreductase: MKLSVVDLSPVPRGGTATDAYANTIEAAQQAEELGFERFWVAEHHGRADRLAGTTPEVLLGHLAAHTDRIRLGSGAVLLNHYSPFKVAEEFGAIDALAPGRVDIGLGRANGSPAADRALGTERHVENPDDDHREKIEAVLSHLYDDYPPGHAYADLQVPRSGERPPEPWVLGSSTASATIAGELGLPFCFASFIRPQWAPDALDAYRENFEPSSLAAGIDSPRSMVAVNAVAADTNDEAARLRAVSMAARKRLRRGDLTATPTVPDAIDELGGLPDPTPETLPEDEWPRALAGTPDRLDAVFSQLTERLGVEEIMIQHTVPDHETGLRSHELLADLL, from the coding sequence ATGAAGCTCTCCGTCGTCGACCTCTCGCCCGTCCCGCGCGGCGGCACCGCGACCGACGCCTACGCGAACACCATCGAGGCCGCCCAGCAGGCCGAGGAGCTGGGCTTCGAGCGGTTCTGGGTGGCGGAACACCACGGGCGCGCCGACCGGCTCGCGGGCACGACGCCCGAAGTCCTCCTCGGCCACCTCGCCGCGCACACCGACCGCATCCGCCTCGGGTCGGGCGCCGTGCTCTTGAACCACTACAGTCCGTTCAAGGTCGCAGAAGAGTTCGGCGCCATCGACGCGCTCGCCCCCGGCCGGGTCGATATCGGCCTCGGTCGCGCGAACGGGTCGCCGGCCGCCGACCGCGCGCTCGGCACCGAGCGCCACGTCGAGAACCCCGACGACGACCACCGCGAGAAGATCGAGGCCGTCCTCAGCCACCTCTACGACGACTACCCGCCGGGTCACGCGTACGCCGATCTCCAGGTGCCGCGCTCGGGCGAACGACCGCCGGAGCCGTGGGTGCTCGGCTCGAGCACCGCGAGCGCGACCATCGCGGGCGAACTCGGCCTTCCCTTCTGCTTCGCGTCCTTCATCCGTCCGCAGTGGGCGCCCGATGCGCTCGACGCCTACCGCGAGAACTTCGAGCCCTCGTCGCTCGCCGCCGGTATCGACAGCCCGCGGTCGATGGTCGCCGTGAACGCCGTCGCCGCCGACACGAACGACGAGGCCGCCCGCCTGCGCGCCGTGTCGATGGCCGCCCGCAAACGCCTGCGCCGCGGCGACCTCACGGCCACGCCGACCGTCCCCGACGCCATCGACGAACTCGGCGGCCTCCCTGACCCGACGCCCGAGACGCTCCCCGAGGACGAGTGGCCGCGCGCGCTCGCCGGTACCCCCGACCGCCTCGACGCCGTCTTCTCCCAGCTCACCGAGCGTCTCGGCGTCGAAGAAATCATGATTCAGCACACGGTCCCCGACCACGAGACCGGGCTGCGCTCGCACGAACTCCTCGCCGACCTCCTCTAG